The following proteins are co-located in the Candidatus Equadaptatus faecalis genome:
- a CDS encoding phosphoethanolamine transferase — translation MYVIPAPLAIILATLLLAAGSFFFENKRKYFGLALLLGILISTPWFVRLAIFSEINYADGLLYVAYSFSCAFFAVIFFGISSRLRFAKPLNCILFTLLLIPCGVCFAYGISCKAVLNVDALIAIWQTNLKEACEYVREYATVTNALLLCVLLAAVYALFLRLSDSRLTLPGKSRKEKKAALALLALLLVCGGELCYKTSMNSISMVYANALKSVNEYRLFKKTAQERKEALAASGQLAKIRVSEGGGIYVLVIGESHNRDYMSAYGYAKENTPWLSQMKNKENCILFTRGCSCHTQTIPALSCALTAKNQYNGAQLSEAVSVLEAAEAAGYETAWLSNQVKYGMWDTPVSVIASSAKQQVWLNECTGNTSFTSVYDGELVSALGKIKIKNKMLIVVHLMGSHIDYDRRCPKEYAKFGTETDEAAYCNSVLYTDAVLKGIYEKVSSLPDFKAMLYFSDHASVPKQKLDHDSARFVSSMTHIPMFVCFSKKYAAAQPEKVAQLRRAADSCFTNDLIFNLQLALMGIEIPLLYEKENDLASKAYNADPDRFRTSYGERKIDKR, via the coding sequence ATGTACGTAATTCCGGCGCCTCTTGCGATAATCCTTGCAACGCTCCTGCTTGCTGCCGGAAGCTTCTTCTTTGAAAACAAAAGAAAATATTTCGGGCTTGCGCTGCTGCTCGGAATTTTAATCTCAACGCCGTGGTTTGTCCGCCTTGCAATATTCTCCGAAATAAACTACGCCGACGGGCTTCTCTACGTTGCGTACAGCTTCAGCTGCGCGTTCTTCGCGGTAATATTCTTCGGAATTTCCTCAAGACTGCGCTTCGCAAAACCTCTCAACTGCATACTCTTTACGCTGCTGCTTATTCCCTGCGGCGTCTGCTTTGCCTACGGCATAAGCTGCAAAGCGGTACTCAACGTTGACGCTCTCATAGCGATATGGCAGACAAACCTCAAAGAGGCGTGCGAATACGTGCGCGAATACGCGACAGTCACAAACGCGCTGCTTTTGTGCGTTCTGCTTGCGGCGGTATACGCGCTCTTCCTCCGCCTTTCAGACAGCAGGCTGACGCTCCCCGGCAAAAGCAGAAAAGAAAAAAAAGCGGCGCTCGCCCTGCTTGCGCTTCTCCTTGTCTGCGGCGGCGAACTGTGCTATAAAACGAGCATGAACAGCATATCCATGGTCTATGCCAACGCGCTCAAAAGCGTGAACGAATACCGCCTCTTCAAAAAAACAGCACAGGAAAGAAAAGAAGCTCTTGCCGCCTCCGGACAGCTTGCGAAAATACGAGTCAGCGAAGGCGGGGGAATATACGTCCTCGTAATCGGTGAATCCCACAACAGGGACTACATGTCCGCATACGGCTATGCAAAAGAAAATACTCCGTGGCTTTCGCAAATGAAAAACAAAGAAAACTGCATACTTTTCACGCGCGGCTGCTCGTGCCACACACAGACAATTCCGGCGCTCTCCTGCGCCCTCACCGCGAAAAACCAGTACAACGGGGCGCAGCTCTCGGAAGCCGTATCGGTACTCGAAGCCGCGGAAGCTGCCGGTTACGAAACGGCGTGGCTCAGCAACCAGGTAAAATACGGCATGTGGGACACCCCTGTATCAGTCATAGCCTCCTCTGCGAAACAGCAGGTATGGCTCAACGAATGTACCGGCAACACAAGCTTCACCTCGGTTTATGACGGGGAACTTGTCAGCGCGCTCGGCAAAATAAAAATCAAAAACAAAATGCTGATAGTCGTGCATCTCATGGGCAGCCATATAGACTACGACCGGCGCTGCCCGAAAGAATACGCGAAATTCGGGACAGAAACTGACGAAGCCGCATACTGCAACAGCGTGCTCTACACAGACGCGGTGCTCAAAGGCATATACGAAAAAGTCAGCAGCCTGCCGGACTTCAAAGCAATGCTCTATTTCTCCGACCACGCCTCCGTACCCAAACAGAAGCTTGACCACGACTCCGCGCGGTTTGTCTCCTCAATGACGCACATTCCAATGTTTGTCTGCTTCAGCAAAAAATACGCGGCGGCGCAGCCGGAAAAAGTCGCGCAGCTCAGACGCGCGGCAGACAGCTGCTTCACAAACGACCTCATATTCAACCTTCAGCTTGCGCTCATGGGAATAGAAATCCCGTTGCTGTACGAAAAAGAAAACGACCTTGCAAGCAAAGCCTACAACGCAGACCCCGACCGCTTCCGCACCTCATACGGAGAACGGAAAATAGACAAAAGATAA
- a CDS encoding Rrf2 family transcriptional regulator: MSINQKCQYALRALFELAVKNSGEPCKIGAVAEAQGIPVRFLENILNSLKSGGFVASSRGKDGGYVLAKPASAITVGEVIRFVQGPFAPVECAASGSDLCAFSDDCVFHPLWERARIALEQVYDGTTLADLVDEQKKRAAFCAGCKKNNQ; this comes from the coding sequence GTGTCGATAAATCAGAAGTGTCAGTACGCGCTGAGGGCTCTTTTCGAGCTTGCCGTAAAAAATTCCGGCGAGCCGTGCAAGATTGGCGCCGTTGCGGAAGCTCAGGGAATCCCCGTGCGTTTTCTGGAAAATATCCTGAACAGTCTGAAGAGCGGCGGTTTTGTCGCTTCTTCGCGCGGCAAGGACGGAGGCTACGTGCTTGCAAAGCCTGCTTCGGCTATTACGGTCGGCGAGGTTATCCGCTTTGTGCAGGGGCCTTTTGCCCCTGTTGAGTGCGCCGCGTCGGGCAGTGATTTGTGCGCGTTTTCCGACGACTGCGTTTTTCATCCGCTTTGGGAGAGGGCGCGGATTGCTTTGGAGCAGGTGTACGACGGCACTACTTTGGCTGATTTGGTGGACGAACAGAAAAAACGTGCCGCGTTTTGCGCAGGCTGTAAGA